The DNA region GTCAGATATAAGCTCAACCTCCGTGCCATAAATTTCGCCATTCTCGCCTTGAAATAAGCGATTTTAGCTTTTATCCTTTGCAGTATTGCAATATCCATTGCAATGATTGCGTGACTGCAATTAAATTGAAATGCCAACCTGAGCAGCGGCAAAGTAATAGACATACAGGGATAACTGACATGAAAGAAGTAATCAACATCATCGATAAGAGCAGGGAGAACATGGTCATCCCCGATGGGATAGCCGTCATCGGACAAGGCCGCAAGATAATGGTATTCAACGAGGCGGCCTCCAGGATCACGGGGTATGGCGAAGAGGAAATTGTCGGCAAACAATGTGATATTTTATTCCGAAACAGCGCGCATGAAGTGGAACTCATCTCACGTTCCCTCATAGAAGGTACGGGATTATCCAACTTGTCGATCAACATCACCGACAAGAGGGGTCAATTCAAGAATGTGCTGGCGTCAATCACCCCGATAGGTAAATCTGGAGAAGTCACAAGCGTTGTCTTCGTCTTCCGCGATACAAAGGAGATGCTCACACTTCATGAAGAACTTGAGACTAAAACCCTTGAGCTAATCGATCAGCGTAACAGGCTCAACGCAATCTTTAACAGCAACATTGAGGGCACATTCACGATAGATAACGATTGGAATGTGACTTCCTTCAACAATTCGGCAGAGAAAATAACAGGCTACAGAAGAAGCGAAGCTATCGGAAGGAAATGCTGGGAAATATTTAAATCACCTCTGTGTCGAAACGGATGTCACATGGAACAGACGATAATGAAAGGAAGGCCGACGATAGGAAATGATCTCGAGATAACGAAAAAGGATGGGATGCCTGTACCAATAAGGGTAAACTCCGCGATCTTACTGAACAACAAGCAGGAGAGAATCGGTGCAGTCGAGACCTTCATCGACATTTCCGAGCTAAAAAATCTGTCGGATCATTTGAAAGAAAAGTTCAGATATGAGAACATCATTGGCAAGAACAAAGAGATAGAACGGGTCTTCAGTCTGCTGGACAGCGTCTCGCAAACGGACTCGACGGTTTTGATTACAGGCGAAAGCGGAACAGGGAAAGAGCTTGTTGCCAGGGCAATCCATCTCAATAGCCCAAGACGAAACGGAACGTTCGTAGCACTGAACTGCAGCGCGTTCGTGGAATCGCTCATCGAAAGCGAGTTGTTCGGTCACGAGAAGGGTTCATTCACCGGCGCGATCAAAACGAAGATCGGGAAATTCGAGCTTGCACAAGATGGCACACTCTTCCTGGACGAAATCGGAGATATCTCATTGCCTGTGCAAACGAAACTTCTGCGCGTCCTCGAGACCCGACAGTTTGAGCGGGTCGGAGGCAACAGGACCATAAAGATGAACGCGAGAATCATCGCGGCTACCAACAAATCGCTGCAAGACGAGATAGAAGTCGGCAGATTCAGAGAGGATCTTTTCTACAGGATCAACGTCGTGAACATTCATCTTCCTCCGCTCAGAGAAAGGATGGATGACTTCCCTCTCTTAGTCAGCCACTTCATAACTCATTTCAACGAAAGATTTTCGAGAAATGTGAATCGCTTCTCTCCCGATGCGTTCAAAATACTCGCTGAGTATGACTGGCCTGGAAACGTGCGGGAGCTGGAGAACGTCATCGAGCATTCTTTTGTGCTTTGCGGAAAGGACGTTATCGGATCGGAGTGCGTGCCTGAAAGAATCAAGGTGTCGGATCGAGGAATGCACATCACAAATCCATCCTCTATCAAAGAGGCCGAGACTTCCGTAATCATCACTACCTTGAAGAAACATGGCGGAAGCAG from Candidatus Acidiferrales bacterium includes:
- a CDS encoding sigma 54-interacting transcriptional regulator, yielding MKEVINIIDKSRENMVIPDGIAVIGQGRKIMVFNEAASRITGYGEEEIVGKQCDILFRNSAHEVELISRSLIEGTGLSNLSINITDKRGQFKNVLASITPIGKSGEVTSVVFVFRDTKEMLTLHEELETKTLELIDQRNRLNAIFNSNIEGTFTIDNDWNVTSFNNSAEKITGYRRSEAIGRKCWEIFKSPLCRNGCHMEQTIMKGRPTIGNDLEITKKDGMPVPIRVNSAILLNNKQERIGAVETFIDISELKNLSDHLKEKFRYENIIGKNKEIERVFSLLDSVSQTDSTVLITGESGTGKELVARAIHLNSPRRNGTFVALNCSAFVESLIESELFGHEKGSFTGAIKTKIGKFELAQDGTLFLDEIGDISLPVQTKLLRVLETRQFERVGGNRTIKMNARIIAATNKSLQDEIEVGRFREDLFYRINVVNIHLPPLRERMDDFPLLVSHFITHFNERFSRNVNRFSPDAFKILAEYDWPGNVRELENVIEHSFVLCGKDVIGSECVPERIKVSDRGMHITNPSSIKEAETSVIITTLKKHGGSRVKAAAELGIHPSTLWRKMKKLGI